From Carassius gibelio isolate Cgi1373 ecotype wild population from Czech Republic chromosome B21, carGib1.2-hapl.c, whole genome shotgun sequence, the proteins below share one genomic window:
- the LOC127985969 gene encoding uncharacterized protein LOC127985969 has protein sequence MSIHNEIKAIILRALPSLTEEIREHVITSLERSGVESIEDLVYVQQEDLKDVLPIIQQRKLLEAFKLETTKVTLDLQILPDESTDTSMSSLSSPQPCTSSSSSSSQASTPCTLSKASQSPNISSKWYENFEIPWDKMPVEVQSAIANSKRPAPDKRRQMIRILADEIRKCENNPTRNECLIIFRNIVKHFPNSFADMTPSGVIIGSGCTSLLCQLKTRIENMNRAGTKNRLRTSKVPGQLHQRPSDSYGCTQFNPELPPEETYETLEQKRQQLETIYRQEGIRSGVKGEVINLMKTTFCLQRRHINQAPSPSIEDMRIQWPYLFTQRGIFIHFELLTDINVLRVLDLSIKECGQGIRKYLQTKSKNKDVQSIVTQDEDGELTLIQLLMAYFDEGIEGLILRADICLFTFT, from the exons ATGTCAATCCATAACGAGATAAAGGCTATCATCCTCAGGGCTTTGCCCAGTCTGACTGAGGAGATTCGAGAACATGTCATCACTTCACTTGAACGCTCAGGTGTGGAATCTATAGAAGACCTCGTATATGTACAACAGGAAGATCTCAAAGATGTCCTGCCTATTATACAGCAAAGGAAACTTTTGGAGGCATTTAAACTTG AAACTACAAAAGTCACACTTGATCTCCAAATATTGCCAGATGAGTCAACAGATACAAGTATGTCTTCACTCTCCAGTCCACAGCCTTGCACATCTTCAAGCTCAAGCTCTTCACAAGCATCAACACCTTGTACTTTAAGCAAGGCAAGCCAATCACCCAACATATCCAGTAAGTGGTATGAAAATTTTGAGATTCCTTGGGATAAAATGCCTGTGGAAGTGCAGTCAGCTATTGCCAACAGCAAGCGCCCTGCTCCTGACAAGCGACGCCAGATGATACGAATCCTAGCTGATGAAATCAGGAAATGTGAGAATAACCCCACACGCAATGAATGTCTCATCATCTTCCGCAACATTGTTAAGCATTTCCCCAACAGTTTTGCAGATATGACACCAAGCGGTGTCATCATTGGTAGTGGATGTACTTCACTGCTTTGTCAATTAAAAACAAGAATTGAGAACATGAACCGTGCAGGGACAAAGAACAGACTCCGAACTTCAAAAGTGCCTGGACAACTGCATCAGAGGCCAAGTGATTCTTATGGATGCACACAATTTAACCCTGAACTCCCACCAGAAGAAACATATGAAACACTGGAGCAGAAGAGGCAACAGTTGGAGACCATTTATAGACAAGAAGGTATTCGCAGTGGTGTGAAGGGGGAAGTGATTAACCTTATGAAAACAACATTCTGTCTTCAGCGTAGACACATAAATCAGGCTCCATCACCGTCCATCGAAGATATGAGAATCCAGTGGCCTTACCTTTTTACACAAAGAGGTATCTTCATTCACTTCGAGTTACTAACTGACATTAACGTGTTACGTGTCTTGGACCTATCCATTAAGGAATGTGGACAGGGAATCAGGAAGTACCTGCAGACCAAATCAAAGAACAAAGATGTGCAGTCTATCGTCACCCAGGATGAAGATGGAGAGTTGACTCTAATACAGCTGCTGATGGCCTACTTCGATGAAGGGATAGAGGGACTAATACTCCGTGCTGatatatgtttatttacatttacataa